The following is a genomic window from Pseudomonas promysalinigenes.
TGCGGCAGCTACGCTGGCGATCAGCTGTGGTATTTCATGGGCCGGCGCCACGGGCGCAAGATCCTCGCGCGCAAGCCGCGCTGGCAAGCCATGGGTGACCGTGCGCTGGAGCATATCCGTCGCCATCCGGACATCTGGGTGCTGAGCTTTCGCTTCGTCTACGGCCTGCGCACGGTCATGCCGGTAGCCATCGGCCTGTCCGGTTACTCGCCGCGCCGTTACTTGCTGCTCAACGGTATAGGTGCCGCAGTCTGGGCGTTGGCGCTGGGCCTTGCCGCCTACCATTTTGGCGCCATCCTCGAAGGCATGCTGGGCAGCATCAAGAAGTACGAGCTATGGGTGCTCGGCGCCCTGCTGTTGCTGGGCATCCTGCTGTGGTTGCGCCGGCGCTTTCGGACCCTGCGCGCCGAGCGCCGCGCTGCGGCACAAGAGCAGGCCGACAACGCTGAGCAGCAAGTAGCCGCCCAGAAGCAGCCAGAACACGGGCAAGACCACCGCTAACCCCAGGGTGGCGGCCAGGTATAGCGCCGGCGCCAACGTGAGCAAGCGCACCAACTCCAGGCCCAGTGCCCACGGCCGATTTTCCAGTGCCGCGCCCAACACGAACAAACCAAAGGCCATCAGCGCCCAGCCCAACACCAGAGCGGCAAGGGGTACGCGTTCGGCCACCTCCATCAAGTAGCTGCCCAAAGCGATGTAAGCCAAGAACTGCACCGCAACGTACACCTGCCACGCCCGGCCCAGTGCTACTTCGAACTTGTGGAACAACGCCAGGTTCTGCTGAGCCTGTGGATAAGCGGCCGCGACATCGGCCGGACGCCAGCCAGTGGGCATGAACCAGATACGTAGCTTGTCTTGCCAACGGCGTGTACGGCGGGCATCGCTGCA
Proteins encoded in this region:
- a CDS encoding DedA family protein: MLQQFLQDFGYFALFLGTFFEGETILVLAGFLAFREYMDIKLVVLVAFCGSYAGDQLWYFMGRRHGRKILARKPRWQAMGDRALEHIRRHPDIWVLSFRFVYGLRTVMPVAIGLSGYSPRRYLLLNGIGAAVWALALGLAAYHFGAILEGMLGSIKKYELWVLGALLLLGILLWLRRRFRTLRAERRAAAQEQADNAEQQVAAQKQPEHGQDHR